In Bdellovibrionales bacterium, the following proteins share a genomic window:
- the rpoN gene encoding RNA polymerase factor sigma-54, giving the protein MALRQTLKMTPQLQQAIKLLQLSRLELETAVRKEMMENPVLEEGADEKETPAEAANAESGTTANEQDPRKQDEFEWDSYFENQNKSRERSAGGNEEIMNYENIIATKESLHDHLHWQASMYGFNEEELHLATILIDSINDDGYISAPLAEIAQEEKVSEKDLEETLPFIQEFDPPGVGARDLQECLLVQAKHLQEDTKDFVKLITNHMKDLERKNYQNIAKEMGLQLEEVIDMCKIINTMDPKPGRQFSTNDTHYVTPDVYVYKVGDEYVVSLNEDGLPKLRISNFYKNMAQKKGGPKNEAQDYVQDKLRSALWLIRSIHQRQRTIYKVTESIVKHQGEFFEKGTSFIKPMILRDIANDIGMHESTVSRVTTNKYVHTPQGIYELKYFFNSGISTDDGDSLASESVKMKIKDLVSDEDNKKPLSDQKLVDLLKKDGIIIARRTVAKYRDMLKILPSSKRKKGF; this is encoded by the coding sequence ATGGCCTTGCGCCAAACACTCAAGATGACGCCACAGCTTCAGCAGGCGATTAAACTTTTACAGCTTTCCCGTTTAGAATTAGAGACCGCAGTCCGCAAGGAAATGATGGAGAACCCCGTGCTCGAAGAGGGCGCGGATGAAAAAGAAACTCCGGCCGAAGCGGCCAACGCCGAGAGCGGAACGACCGCTAACGAACAAGATCCCCGCAAGCAAGATGAGTTCGAGTGGGATTCCTACTTTGAAAATCAAAATAAATCCCGCGAGCGATCCGCCGGCGGCAATGAAGAGATCATGAACTATGAGAACATCATTGCGACCAAAGAATCCTTGCATGATCACTTGCACTGGCAGGCCAGCATGTATGGCTTTAACGAGGAAGAATTGCATTTAGCGACGATCTTGATCGACTCGATCAATGATGACGGCTACATTTCCGCACCGTTGGCTGAGATTGCCCAGGAAGAAAAAGTTTCGGAAAAAGATCTTGAAGAGACATTGCCGTTCATCCAAGAGTTTGATCCTCCGGGTGTCGGTGCGAGAGATCTTCAAGAGTGCTTATTGGTGCAAGCAAAACATCTCCAGGAAGATACCAAAGATTTCGTCAAGCTCATCACCAATCACATGAAAGATCTTGAGCGTAAAAACTATCAAAACATCGCGAAGGAAATGGGACTTCAGCTCGAAGAAGTGATCGACATGTGTAAGATCATTAACACCATGGATCCCAAGCCCGGTCGGCAGTTTTCCACCAACGACACTCACTACGTGACTCCCGATGTGTATGTTTACAAAGTGGGAGATGAGTACGTTGTTTCTTTGAACGAAGATGGGCTTCCTAAGTTAAGAATTTCGAATTTTTATAAAAACATGGCGCAGAAAAAGGGCGGACCTAAAAACGAAGCTCAAGATTATGTGCAGGATAAATTACGTTCAGCGCTTTGGCTCATTCGTTCGATTCATCAGCGCCAACGCACGATCTACAAAGTGACCGAGAGTATTGTAAAACATCAGGGTGAGTTTTTCGAAAAGGGCACCTCGTTTATTAAGCCCATGATCCTTCGTGATATTGCCAACGACATCGGTATGCACGAGTCCACGGTGAGTCGGGTGACGACAAACAAGTACGTTCACACTCCCCAGGGAATCTACGAACTTAAATATTTCTTTAACTCGGGAATCTCTACAGATGATGGAGATTCATTAGCGAGCGAATCGGTCAAAATGAAGATCAAAGATTTGGTTTCTGACGAGGATAATAAAAAACCATTGTCGGATCAAAAGCTGGTCGATCTTCTTAAAAAAGACGGGATCATTATTGCTCGTCGAACCGTGGCGAAGTATCGCGACATGTTGAAAATCTTGCCTTCCAGCAAACGCAAAAAAGGGTTCTAG
- the lptB gene encoding LPS export ABC transporter ATP-binding protein: MIATKISKAYKKRVVVKDVSLKVQSGQIVGLLGPNGAGKTTSFYMVVGIITPDSGEITVDGASISKLPMHERATFGISYLPQEPSIFRKLTVKENLYAAIEASTHARGRRNERYEQLISDFSIEHIVNNYGYSLSGGERRRVEIARSLAGFPKFILLDEPFAGIDPIAVAEIQKIIRKLKEKNIGVLITDHNVRETLEICDHAYIMKEGSVQVQGTSKEITESPIARKFYLGENFKY; this comes from the coding sequence TTGATCGCGACCAAGATTTCTAAAGCCTATAAGAAACGCGTCGTTGTGAAAGACGTTTCTCTCAAAGTCCAATCGGGGCAAATCGTGGGGCTCCTCGGTCCCAATGGTGCAGGAAAAACCACAAGCTTTTACATGGTCGTTGGAATTATCACTCCGGATTCAGGTGAAATCACTGTCGATGGGGCCTCGATCAGTAAGCTCCCGATGCATGAACGCGCCACGTTCGGTATTAGTTATCTCCCCCAAGAGCCGAGCATTTTTAGAAAGCTCACCGTCAAAGAAAATTTGTATGCCGCCATCGAGGCCTCCACTCATGCACGCGGTCGTCGGAATGAACGCTACGAGCAATTGATTTCGGATTTCAGCATTGAGCATATCGTCAATAATTATGGCTATTCGCTTTCGGGCGGTGAACGCCGCCGAGTGGAGATTGCTCGATCTTTGGCGGGCTTTCCAAAGTTTATATTACTGGACGAGCCTTTCGCCGGGATCGATCCCATTGCGGTGGCTGAGATTCAAAAAATTATTCGCAAATTGAAAGAGAAAAATATCGGGGTCCTAATTACAGACCATAACGTGAGAGAGACCTTAGAAATTTGCGATCATGCCTATATAATGAAGGAAGGAAGTGTTCAAGTTCAGGGCACCTCCAAGGAGATCACAGAATCTCCAATAGCTCGTAAATTTTATTTGGGTGAAAACTTTAAGTATTAA